In the Cololabis saira isolate AMF1-May2022 chromosome 7, fColSai1.1, whole genome shotgun sequence genome, one interval contains:
- the ndufs8b gene encoding NADH:ubiquinone oxidoreductase core subunit S8b, which produces MSTSLSMRILRCYSKQGTIGWSPGATRSFSVSVKKEGYKYVNAQELPTDLKSITDRAATTLLWTELFRGLGMTMSYLFREPATINYPFEKGPLSPRFRGEHALRRYPSGEERCIACKLCEAICPAQAITIEAETRADGSRRTTRYDIDMTKCIYCGFCQEACPVDAIVEGPNFEFSTETHEELLYNKEKLLNNGDRWEAEIAANIQADYLYR; this is translated from the exons ATGTCGACATCACTGAGCATGCGCATCCTCCGCTGCTACTCCAAGCAAG GCACGATTGGATGGAGCCCTGGCGCCACACGCTCATTCAGCGTGAGTGTGAAGAAGGAGGGTTATA AGTATGTGAATGCTCAGGAGTTGCCCACAGACCTGAAATCCATCACTGACCGGGCTGCTACAACTCTCCTATGGACCGAGCTCTTTAGAG GACTTGGAATGACCATGAGCTATCTGTTCCGTGAACCTGCCACCATCAACTACCCGTTTGAGAAGGGGCCTCTGTCGCCACGCTTCCGGGGAGAGCACGCTCTCCGCCGCTACCCCAGCGGAGAGGAGCGCTGCATTGCCTGTAAGCTGTGTGAGGCCATCTGCCCCGCTCAG GCCATCACCATTGAGGCTGAGACTCGAGCTGACGGCAGCAGGAGAACCACTCGCTATGACATCGACATGACCAAGTGCATCTACTGTGGTTTCTGCCAGGAAGCCTGTCCTGTCGACGCCATCGTAGAG GGTCCAAACTTTGAGTTCTCCACAGAGACCCACGAGGAGCTTCTGTACAACAAGGAAAAGCTGCTCAACAACGGAGATCGATGGGAGGCTGAGATTGCAGCCAACATTCAGGCAGATTACCTGTACAGATAG
- the ran gene encoding GTP-binding nuclear protein Ran, whose protein sequence is MADSMGQCVPVAVFKLVLVGDGGTGKTTFVKRHITGEFEKKYVATLGVEVHPLMFHTNRGPIKYNVWDTAGQEKFGGLRDGYYIQAQCAIIMFDVTSRVTYKNVPNWHRDLVRVCENIPIVLCGNKVDIKDRKVKAKSIVFHRKKNLQYYDISAKSNYNFEKPFLWLARKLIGDPNLEFVAMPALAPPEVQMDPTLAAKYEEELQVASQTALPDEEDDL, encoded by the exons ATGGCTGACTCAATGGGACAGTGTGTGCCGGTGGCTGTGTTCAAG CTTGTGTTGGTAGGAGATGGAGGCACAGGAAAAACTACTTTTGTGAAGAGGCATATTACAGGAGAGTTTGAGAAGAAGTATGTAG CAACCCTGGGAGTTGAAGTGCACCCACTGATGTTCCACACCAACAGAGGACCCATTAAGTATAATGTCTGGGACACAGCTGGTCAAGAAAAGTTTGGTGGTCTGAGAGATGGCTACTACATTCAAG CTCAGTGTGCGATCATCATGTTTGACGTAACCTCTCGGGTCACTTACAAGAATGTGCCAAACTGGCATCGTGACCTGGTGCGCGTCTGTGAGAACATTCCCATCGTTCTTTGCGGCAACAAGGTAGACATCAAAGACAGGAAAGTCAAAGCCAAGAGCATCGTGTTTCACCGCAAGAAGAACCTGCAG TACTATGACATTTCTGCCAAAAGTAACTACAACTTCGAGAAGCCCTTCCTGTGGTTAGCAAGGAAGTTGATTGGTGATCCCAACTTGGAGTTTGTGGCTATGCCTGCCCTTGCTCCCCCAGAGGTCCAGATGGACCCCACCCTTGCCGCTAAATATGAGGAAGAGCTTCAA GTTGCATCACAGACAGCACTCCCAGATGAAGAAGATGACCTCTAA